Proteins encoded within one genomic window of Sphingomonas cannabina:
- a CDS encoding pyridoxal phosphate-dependent aminotransferase encodes MDMPLLNRREWLAMSAAVLTAAPAAARPAGGERIRLSLNENAYGPSPQVAPAIARATTGIERYVDQAEVDTLARQIATLEGVAPEQVVVGEVLAPLGAYLARQRQGGGIVYSAPGYTELVDSAAPLGGVAVPVPLDDRLENDLPALARAIGARTLAVSLVNPHNPSGAVGDAAALHRFIADAAARTLVVVDEAYLEYDDFAARSAVRHVREGRNVLVFRTLAKIYGLAGLPIGYALAPASLADGLRKTGIGAPHSLSRPALAAAAAALADQRHVASVRAAVVSERQRLTAILDERGLRHSDSRANFVFFAPPDPQRYRTAFTAAGIEIARAFPPLDGWIRITIGQRSENDRVAAVLRQMPA; translated from the coding sequence ATGGACATGCCCCTTCTCAACCGCCGCGAATGGCTGGCGATGAGCGCCGCCGTCCTCACCGCTGCCCCGGCGGCGGCACGGCCAGCCGGTGGCGAGCGGATACGCCTGTCGCTCAACGAAAACGCATACGGACCTTCGCCTCAGGTCGCACCGGCGATCGCCCGCGCCACGACCGGGATCGAGCGCTACGTCGACCAGGCTGAGGTCGATACGCTCGCCCGACAAATCGCAACACTGGAGGGTGTCGCCCCCGAGCAGGTGGTGGTCGGCGAAGTGCTGGCGCCGCTCGGCGCCTATCTGGCGCGTCAACGTCAGGGCGGCGGGATCGTCTATTCCGCGCCGGGCTATACCGAGCTCGTCGATTCCGCCGCGCCGCTGGGCGGTGTCGCCGTGCCGGTGCCGCTCGACGACAGGCTCGAGAACGACCTGCCGGCGCTGGCGCGGGCAATCGGTGCCCGGACATTGGCGGTGTCGCTGGTCAATCCGCACAATCCATCAGGCGCCGTCGGAGATGCCGCTGCGCTCCACCGGTTCATCGCCGATGCGGCGGCACGGACGCTGGTGGTCGTCGACGAGGCCTACCTCGAATATGACGACTTCGCCGCGCGTAGCGCCGTCCGCCATGTGCGCGAGGGACGCAACGTGCTGGTGTTCCGCACGCTGGCCAAGATCTACGGGCTCGCCGGTCTGCCGATCGGCTATGCGCTGGCACCGGCGTCGCTGGCCGACGGGCTGCGCAAGACCGGCATCGGCGCGCCGCATTCGCTGAGCCGCCCTGCCCTGGCAGCGGCCGCCGCCGCGCTGGCCGATCAACGGCATGTCGCCTCGGTCCGGGCGGCGGTCGTCTCCGAGCGGCAGCGCCTGACCGCGATCCTCGACGAGCGAGGCCTGCGTCACAGCGACAGCCGCGCCAATTTCGTCTTCTTCGCTCCGCCCGATCCGCAGCGCTATCGTACCGCCTTCACCGCCGCGGGCATCGAGATCGCGCGCGCTTTTCCGCCGCTCGACGGCTGGATCCGGATCACCATCGGCCAGCGGAGCGAGAATGATCGCGTCGCGGCGGTGCTTCGCCAGATGCCGGCCTAG
- a CDS encoding TonB-dependent receptor plug domain-containing protein: MAMKFLLLAGTLLGAAPALAQQSAPGSPTDRSQQSAETAPDDSRDGEIVVTGTRLGERTVTTSPVPIDLLRGDDLRASGYQETTEVLRQLAPSFAFATPTTPDGNTHIHSASLRGLSPDETLVLVNGKRLHTAAWVNTGGTIGKGAVPTDLNQIPAAGIGRIEILRDGASSQYGSDAIAGVINILLREDTALHATASAGSTYDGGGDTYEFSLGGGLKLGDDGFVNVTGYYRDHEAANRARPDTRQFYLGTSPTGTPQPLSARYGAGIGLNPPGGVAGTRLDPREASVDRNVWRFADEGDLKDASVIVNLEKPLGAVELYGFGGYRVSKAHSNASFRRPGQDENVRAIYPDGFLPFVNTRSTDYSAALGLRGEVAGWKWDLSTVYGGNSIEYRTENTLNATLGTASPTRFYNGKYENSQWTSDLTLSRAFEVGLAAPLSFAVGAEYRRDDYKIGAGEPASYAYGPERVLDGPNAGAVPTIGSQGFAGIQPGDVVDVHRHAIGLFAELGTELVRGWEIDLSGRYEDYSDFGDTWNGQASTRIVLPAGFALRGSVGTGFHAPALAQQYFSSTSSRTIVNNSTGFPEFVLVRTAPVGSALAQALGAEPLRPEKSTNWGGGLTYAGGELTASVDYYHIDIDDRIVLSSNYVDAPGSRRLRDYLASIGIPGVTSVRYFTNAVDTRTQGVDVTVAYRARLGDSADLRLSAAYNHNETRIRRIAATPLEITALGITTPLFDINERTRVQYGQPQNKVALGANLRLGAITFDVRATRYGEVEQVALTNQSVANLALIAAGSTPYRTVPTESGAAGNVDVIQRLKAKWVTDFSFTGQVNPHLAVTVGANNLFNVYPTENIRSTPALTGADTFGAFPYSEFSPFGFSGAFYYVRAGVRF; the protein is encoded by the coding sequence ATGGCGATGAAATTCCTGCTCCTGGCCGGCACCCTGCTCGGCGCCGCGCCGGCGCTGGCGCAGCAGTCGGCGCCGGGCTCACCGACCGATCGATCGCAGCAATCGGCGGAAACGGCGCCGGACGATAGCCGTGACGGAGAGATCGTCGTCACCGGAACCCGGCTCGGCGAGCGCACCGTGACGACGTCGCCGGTGCCGATCGACCTACTGCGCGGCGACGATCTGCGCGCCTCCGGCTATCAGGAGACGACGGAAGTGCTGCGCCAGCTCGCGCCGTCCTTCGCCTTTGCGACGCCGACCACGCCCGACGGTAACACCCACATCCATTCCGCGTCATTGCGCGGCCTCTCGCCCGACGAGACGTTGGTGCTGGTCAACGGCAAGCGGCTGCATACCGCGGCCTGGGTCAACACCGGCGGCACCATCGGCAAGGGCGCGGTGCCGACCGATCTCAACCAGATTCCCGCCGCCGGGATCGGCCGGATCGAGATTCTGCGCGACGGCGCCTCCTCGCAATATGGCTCCGACGCGATCGCCGGCGTCATCAACATCCTGCTGCGCGAGGATACCGCGCTGCATGCGACGGCGAGCGCCGGGTCGACCTATGACGGCGGGGGCGACACTTATGAATTCTCGCTGGGCGGAGGGCTCAAGCTCGGCGACGATGGATTCGTCAACGTGACCGGCTATTACCGCGACCACGAGGCGGCGAACCGGGCGCGGCCGGACACGCGCCAATTCTATCTCGGCACCTCGCCGACAGGTACGCCTCAGCCGCTTTCCGCGCGCTACGGCGCCGGCATCGGCCTCAATCCGCCCGGCGGCGTTGCCGGTACCCGGCTCGACCCGCGCGAGGCGAGCGTCGACCGCAACGTCTGGCGCTTCGCCGACGAGGGCGACCTCAAGGACGCCTCGGTGATCGTCAATCTCGAGAAGCCGCTTGGCGCCGTCGAGCTTTACGGCTTCGGCGGCTATCGCGTGAGCAAGGCGCATTCCAACGCCTCGTTCCGCCGGCCCGGCCAGGACGAGAACGTCCGCGCCATCTATCCCGACGGGTTCCTGCCGTTCGTCAACACGCGCAGCACCGACTATTCGGCAGCGCTTGGCCTGCGCGGCGAGGTCGCCGGGTGGAAATGGGACCTGTCGACGGTCTACGGCGGCAACAGCATCGAATACCGTACCGAGAACACGCTCAACGCGACGCTCGGCACCGCCAGCCCGACGCGCTTCTACAACGGCAAGTACGAGAACTCGCAATGGACGAGCGACCTCACGCTCTCCAGGGCGTTCGAGGTCGGACTCGCGGCACCGCTCAGCTTCGCCGTCGGCGCCGAGTATCGCCGCGACGACTACAAGATCGGCGCGGGCGAGCCGGCGAGCTATGCCTATGGACCGGAGCGCGTACTCGACGGCCCCAATGCCGGCGCGGTGCCCACCATCGGATCGCAGGGCTTCGCCGGCATCCAGCCGGGCGACGTCGTCGACGTTCACCGCCACGCGATCGGCCTGTTCGCCGAGCTCGGCACCGAGCTGGTGCGCGGGTGGGAGATCGACCTGTCGGGCCGCTATGAGGATTACAGCGACTTCGGCGACACCTGGAACGGCCAGGCCTCGACACGGATCGTGTTGCCCGCCGGGTTCGCGCTGCGCGGGTCGGTCGGCACCGGCTTCCACGCACCGGCGCTGGCGCAGCAGTATTTCAGCTCGACCAGCAGCCGCACCATCGTCAACAATTCGACCGGCTTCCCGGAATTCGTGCTGGTCCGCACCGCCCCGGTCGGTTCGGCATTGGCGCAGGCACTCGGCGCCGAGCCGCTGCGGCCGGAGAAGTCGACCAACTGGGGCGGCGGCCTCACCTATGCCGGCGGCGAGCTCACCGCATCGGTCGACTATTACCACATCGACATCGACGACCGCATCGTGCTCTCGTCCAACTATGTCGATGCGCCCGGCAGCCGGCGGCTGCGCGACTATCTCGCCAGCATCGGCATCCCGGGCGTCACCAGCGTGCGCTATTTCACCAATGCCGTCGATACGCGCACCCAGGGTGTCGACGTCACCGTCGCCTATCGGGCGCGTCTGGGGGATTCGGCCGACCTCAGGCTCAGCGCCGCCTACAATCACAACGAGACGCGCATCCGCCGGATCGCCGCGACGCCGCTTGAGATCACCGCCCTCGGCATCACCACGCCGCTGTTCGACATCAACGAGCGCACGCGCGTCCAATATGGCCAGCCACAGAACAAGGTCGCGCTCGGCGCCAATCTCCGGCTCGGCGCGATCACCTTCGACGTGCGCGCGACTCGCTACGGCGAAGTCGAGCAGGTTGCGCTCACCAACCAGTCGGTGGCGAACCTCGCGCTGATCGCCGCGGGCTCGACACCCTACCGCACCGTGCCCACCGAATCCGGCGCGGCCGGCAACGTCGACGTGATCCAGCGGCTCAAGGCGAAATGGGTGACGGACTTCAGCTTCACCGGACAGGTGAACCCGCACCTCGCGGTCACCGTCGGCGCCAACAACCTGTTCAACGTCTATCCGACCGAGAACATCCGCTCGACCCCGGCGCTGACCGGCGCCGACACGTTCGGCGCCTTCCCCTACAGCGAGTTCTCGCCGTTCGGCTTCAGCGGCGCCTTCTATTATGTCCGGGCCGGAGTGCGCTTCTGA
- a CDS encoding integration host factor subunit beta — MIRSELVQLLARDHADLSVRDIEKIVDVFFDQIVDRLVADGRVELRGFGAFSTRARDARTGRNPRTGETVSVDAKRVPYFKPGKEMRARLNME; from the coding sequence ATGATCCGATCCGAACTCGTCCAGCTCCTCGCCCGCGATCACGCCGACCTGTCGGTGCGCGACATCGAGAAGATCGTTGACGTTTTCTTCGATCAGATCGTCGATCGCCTCGTCGCCGACGGCCGCGTCGAGCTGCGCGGCTTCGGCGCCTTCTCGACCCGTGCGCGCGACGCCCGCACCGGCCGCAACCCCCGCACCGGCGAGACGGTGAGCGTCGACGCCAAGCGGGTGCCCTATTTCAAGCCGGGCAAGGAAATGCGCGCGCGCCTCAACATGGAGTGA
- the rpsA gene encoding 30S ribosomal protein S1, with protein MATAANPTRDDFAALLDQTLGQADGFEGRVVIGTVTGIENDMAIIDVGLKSEGRVPLREFAAPGQKAELKVGDEVEVFVDRVENANGEAMLSRDRARREAAWDKLEAEFAQGNRVDGVIFGRVKGGFTVDLNGAVAFLPGSQVDIRPVRDVTPLMDIPQPFQILKMDRKRGNIVVSRRAVLEETRAEQRSGLIQSLHEGQVIDGVVKNITDYGAFVDLGGIDGLLHVTDLSYKRVNHPSEVLNIGDTVRVQIIRINRDTQRISLGMKQLESDPWDGAAQKYPVGAKLSGRVTNITEYGAFVELEPGIEGLVHVSEMSWTKKNVHPGKIVSTSQEVEVVVLEVDEEKRRISLGLKQAQQNPWEAFAAAHPVGSTVEGEVKNATEFGLFIGLDGDVDGMVHMSDIAWGISGEDALNLHRKGETVQAVVLAVEPDKERISLGMKQLERGGVPSPAAAGGARVNKNEIVTVTVLEVRDAGLEVQVGDDGATGFIKRTDLGRDRDEQRPERFQVGQKFDAMVTGFDRSKKPTFSVKAMQIAEEKQAVAQYGSSDSGASLGDILGEALKARNSETK; from the coding sequence ATGGCAACTGCCGCCAATCCCACCCGCGACGATTTCGCCGCGCTGCTCGACCAGACGCTCGGCCAGGCCGACGGCTTCGAGGGCCGCGTGGTCATCGGTACCGTCACCGGTATCGAGAACGACATGGCCATCATCGACGTCGGCCTGAAGTCGGAGGGCCGCGTGCCGCTCCGCGAGTTCGCCGCCCCCGGCCAGAAGGCCGAGCTGAAGGTCGGCGACGAGGTCGAGGTGTTCGTCGACCGCGTCGAGAACGCCAATGGCGAGGCGATGCTGAGCCGCGACCGCGCCCGCCGCGAGGCCGCGTGGGACAAGCTGGAGGCCGAGTTCGCCCAGGGCAACCGCGTCGACGGCGTGATCTTCGGCCGCGTCAAGGGCGGCTTCACCGTCGACCTCAACGGCGCGGTGGCCTTCCTCCCCGGCAGCCAGGTCGACATCCGCCCAGTGCGCGACGTCACCCCGCTGATGGACATCCCGCAGCCGTTCCAGATCCTCAAGATGGACCGCAAGCGCGGCAACATCGTCGTGTCGCGCCGCGCGGTGCTGGAAGAGACCCGCGCCGAGCAGCGTTCGGGCCTGATCCAGAGCCTGCACGAGGGTCAGGTGATCGACGGCGTCGTCAAGAACATCACCGACTACGGCGCGTTCGTGGACCTGGGCGGCATCGACGGCCTGCTCCACGTCACCGACCTCAGCTACAAGCGCGTCAATCACCCGAGCGAAGTGCTCAACATCGGTGACACCGTCCGCGTCCAGATCATCCGCATCAATCGCGACACGCAGCGCATCAGCCTCGGCATGAAGCAGCTGGAGAGCGATCCGTGGGACGGCGCGGCGCAGAAGTATCCGGTCGGCGCCAAGCTGTCGGGCCGCGTGACCAACATCACCGAGTACGGCGCGTTCGTCGAGCTGGAGCCCGGCATCGAGGGCCTGGTCCACGTCTCCGAGATGAGCTGGACCAAGAAGAACGTCCATCCGGGCAAGATCGTCTCGACCTCGCAGGAGGTGGAAGTGGTCGTGCTCGAGGTCGACGAGGAGAAGCGCCGCATCAGCCTGGGCCTCAAGCAGGCGCAGCAGAACCCGTGGGAGGCGTTCGCCGCCGCGCACCCGGTCGGCTCGACCGTCGAGGGCGAGGTCAAGAACGCGACCGAGTTCGGCCTGTTCATCGGCCTGGACGGCGACGTCGACGGCATGGTCCACATGTCCGACATCGCCTGGGGCATCTCGGGCGAGGACGCGCTCAACCTGCACCGCAAGGGCGAGACCGTGCAGGCGGTCGTGCTCGCGGTCGAGCCGGACAAGGAGCGCATCAGCCTCGGCATGAAGCAGCTCGAGCGCGGCGGCGTGCCGAGCCCGGCGGCCGCCGGCGGTGCGCGCGTCAACAAGAACGAGATCGTCACCGTGACGGTGCTCGAGGTGCGTGACGCGGGCCTCGAGGTCCAGGTCGGCGACGACGGCGCGACCGGCTTCATCAAGCGCACCGACCTCGGCCGCGACCGCGACGAGCAGCGCCCGGAGCGGTTCCAGGTCGGGCAGAAGTTCGACGCGATGGTCACCGGTTTCGATCGCTCGAAGAAGCCGACCTTCTCGGTCAAGGCGATGCAGATCGCCGAGGAGAAGCAGGCGGTGGCCCAGTATGGTTCGTCGGATTCGGGTGCGTCGCTCGGCGACATCCTCGGCGAGGCATTGAAGGCTCGCAACAGCGAAACCAAGTAA
- the cmk gene encoding (d)CMP kinase — protein sequence MIIAVDGPAASGKGTIARALARHFRLPHLDTGLLYRAVAATVLDNELDPEKEADAVASTDFDEALLAEERLKDDRIGKVASIVSVHPLVRAALLQRQRRFAQQPGGAVLDGRDIGTVIAPEAEVKLFVKATPMIRARRRHAELLARGSFVSLDKVLADIRARDERDSTRSQAPLKPADDAVLLDTSFLSIDAAVQRAIALVEARTGQRAATPRSPA from the coding sequence ATGATCATCGCCGTCGACGGGCCTGCGGCCTCGGGCAAGGGGACGATCGCGCGCGCGCTCGCACGTCATTTCCGCCTGCCCCACCTCGACACCGGCCTGCTCTATCGCGCGGTGGCGGCGACCGTGCTCGACAACGAGCTCGATCCCGAGAAGGAGGCGGATGCCGTCGCCTCGACCGATTTCGACGAGGCACTGCTCGCCGAGGAGCGGCTGAAGGACGACCGGATCGGCAAGGTCGCCTCGATCGTCTCGGTCCACCCGCTGGTGCGGGCCGCCCTCCTCCAGCGGCAGCGGCGTTTCGCCCAGCAGCCCGGCGGCGCGGTGCTCGACGGGCGCGACATCGGCACGGTGATCGCGCCGGAAGCCGAGGTGAAGCTGTTCGTCAAGGCGACGCCGATGATCCGCGCCCGCCGCCGCCACGCGGAGCTGCTCGCGCGCGGCAGCTTCGTCAGCCTCGACAAGGTACTCGCCGACATCCGCGCCCGCGACGAGCGCGACAGCACGCGCAGCCAGGCGCCGCTCAAGCCCGCCGACGACGCCGTCTTGCTCGACACCAGCTTTCTCTCTATAGACGCCGCCGTCCAGCGGGCGATCGCGCTCGTGGAGGCACGGACGGGGCAACGGGCGGCGACGCCCCGATCCCCCGCATAG
- the aroA gene encoding 3-phosphoshikimate 1-carboxyvinyltransferase, producing MHGSLPRPLSISASGPLRGTVTVPGDKSISHRSLMLGSLAVGETRIEGLLEGEDVLATAAAMRAMGATIERDDDGVWRVHGVGVGGLLQPANALDMGNSGTSTRLLMGLVASHPITTTFIGDASLSKRPMGRVIAPLSQMGADFTASPGDRLPLMVHGICPAVPIEYELPVASAQVKSAVLLAGLNAPGITRVIERVPTRDHSERMLRGFGAELTVEDGVISITGEAELRPQDIVVPGDPSSAAFWMVAASIVPGSDIVIRNVGLNPTRAGLLTALRLMGADITEQDARIVGGEPVADLRVRHVGLKGIEVPPELAPSMIDEYPVLFVAAAFAEGTTVARGAEELRVKESDRVTAMAEALAANGARVAELPDGMTIEGTGGEPIPGGARIASQLDHRIAMSMSVAGMASARPIEIDDASPIATSYPDFVATATKLGADPRWLDQ from the coding sequence ATGCACGGCTCCCTTCCCCGTCCGCTTTCGATTTCCGCCTCTGGTCCGCTCCGTGGAACGGTGACCGTTCCCGGCGACAAGTCGATCAGCCACCGCTCGCTGATGCTGGGCAGCCTCGCGGTCGGCGAGACGCGAATCGAAGGGCTGCTGGAGGGCGAGGACGTGCTCGCCACCGCCGCCGCGATGCGAGCGATGGGCGCGACGATCGAGCGCGACGACGACGGCGTGTGGCGCGTCCACGGCGTCGGGGTCGGCGGGCTGCTGCAGCCGGCCAATGCGCTCGACATGGGCAATTCGGGCACGTCGACGCGGCTGCTGATGGGGCTGGTCGCGAGCCATCCGATCACCACCACCTTCATCGGCGACGCGTCGCTGTCGAAGCGGCCGATGGGGCGGGTGATCGCGCCGCTGTCGCAGATGGGCGCAGACTTCACCGCGAGCCCGGGCGACCGCCTGCCGCTGATGGTGCACGGGATCTGCCCGGCGGTGCCGATCGAATACGAGCTGCCGGTCGCCTCCGCGCAGGTGAAGTCGGCGGTGCTGCTCGCCGGGCTCAACGCGCCGGGGATCACGCGGGTGATCGAGCGCGTGCCGACGCGCGACCACAGCGAGCGGATGCTGCGCGGGTTCGGCGCCGAGCTGACCGTCGAGGACGGCGTGATCTCCATCACCGGCGAGGCGGAGCTGAGGCCCCAGGACATCGTCGTGCCGGGCGACCCCTCCTCTGCCGCCTTCTGGATGGTCGCGGCGTCGATCGTGCCGGGGAGCGACATCGTCATCCGCAACGTCGGGCTCAATCCGACCCGGGCGGGATTGCTGACCGCGCTCAGGCTGATGGGTGCCGACATTACCGAGCAGGACGCGCGCATCGTCGGCGGCGAGCCGGTCGCGGACCTGCGCGTGCGCCATGTCGGGCTCAAGGGCATCGAGGTGCCGCCCGAGCTCGCGCCGAGCATGATCGACGAATATCCGGTGCTGTTCGTGGCGGCGGCCTTCGCCGAGGGCACGACGGTCGCGCGCGGCGCCGAGGAGCTGCGCGTCAAGGAATCGGATCGCGTCACGGCGATGGCGGAAGCGCTCGCCGCCAACGGCGCCCGCGTCGCCGAGCTTCCCGACGGCATGACGATCGAGGGCACCGGCGGCGAGCCGATCCCCGGCGGCGCCCGCATCGCCTCGCAGCTCGACCATCGCATCGCGATGAGCATGAGCGTGGCGGGCATGGCGTCGGCGCGGCCGATCGAGATCGACGACGCGAGCCCGATCGCCACCAGCTATCCCGATTTCGTCGCCACCGCCACGAAGCTCGGCGCCGATCCGCGGTGGCTCGACCAATGA
- a CDS encoding TIGR02300 family protein gives MVKPEWGTKRTCPKCGTRFYDLGNDEPVTCINCGVAWEPEPILKSKQPLPFEAVKTDKAEGETADADLGAEDLDLVEVDEEGEASPDDDVDLGGDDDLGVPTGDEDEES, from the coding sequence ATGGTGAAGCCCGAGTGGGGCACGAAGAGGACGTGCCCGAAGTGCGGCACGCGGTTCTATGATCTCGGCAATGACGAGCCCGTCACCTGCATCAACTGCGGCGTGGCGTGGGAGCCGGAGCCGATTCTCAAGTCCAAGCAGCCGCTGCCGTTCGAGGCGGTGAAGACCGACAAGGCCGAGGGCGAGACCGCGGATGCCGATCTCGGCGCCGAGGACCTGGACCTGGTGGAGGTCGACGAGGAGGGCGAGGCGAGCCCGGACGACGACGTCGATCTCGGCGGCGACGACGACCTCGGCGTGCCAACTGGCGATGAGGACGAGGAAAGCTGA
- a CDS encoding YaiO family outer membrane beta-barrel protein: MIREAAAAREARDFVRAIRLLESARADHPDDPEILRLLGTNYAFAKRYDEAIATLSHARDVAPGDLDIRLALTRAYFWAGRSGEAESELRGIEAHDPGNAEAAALSRQIDATATGAVSSSESRRGGIALWSSISDVSLASGDDRTWWTAGASIYGTVAPRTTLTAQVEREARGRGLIDTYLLARVDHGFSPSLRAYLAVAGTPNADFREHWSLRGGIEGDVGGPVTLLLDARHADYGHTNVTALEPGARLAIGPIRGSATIRMINLWDETNHYRSGWSGRLDSELGNGMLLFGGAATYPDTQAGVTRRLHAAFAGVQFPIGDRWSLRLTGDYEKRRQSYERKGATVGLQMRF, from the coding sequence TTGATCCGCGAAGCTGCCGCCGCGCGCGAGGCGCGGGATTTCGTCCGCGCGATCCGGCTGCTCGAAAGCGCCCGCGCCGATCACCCCGACGATCCCGAGATCCTGCGGCTGCTCGGCACCAACTATGCCTTCGCCAAGCGATATGACGAGGCGATCGCCACGCTGTCCCATGCGCGCGACGTCGCGCCCGGCGACCTCGACATCCGCCTGGCATTGACGCGCGCCTATTTCTGGGCGGGACGGTCCGGTGAGGCGGAATCCGAGCTCCGCGGGATCGAGGCACATGACCCGGGCAACGCCGAAGCGGCGGCGCTGAGCCGCCAGATCGATGCAACCGCGACAGGCGCTGTTTCGTCGTCAGAATCGCGCCGTGGCGGCATCGCGCTGTGGAGCTCGATCTCCGACGTATCGCTGGCGTCCGGCGACGACCGCACCTGGTGGACGGCGGGCGCGTCGATCTACGGCACCGTTGCGCCGCGCACGACGCTCACTGCGCAGGTAGAGCGCGAGGCGCGGGGACGGGGGCTGATCGATACCTATCTGCTTGCGCGGGTCGATCACGGATTCTCGCCGTCGCTCCGCGCCTATCTGGCGGTCGCGGGGACGCCCAACGCCGACTTCCGCGAGCACTGGAGCCTGCGGGGCGGCATCGAGGGGGATGTCGGCGGGCCGGTCACGTTGCTGCTCGACGCGCGCCATGCCGATTACGGGCATACCAACGTGACGGCGCTGGAGCCGGGCGCGCGCCTCGCGATCGGACCGATCCGCGGCAGCGCGACGATCCGGATGATTAATCTGTGGGACGAGACCAATCACTATCGGAGCGGCTGGTCCGGGCGGCTCGACAGCGAGCTCGGCAACGGCATGTTATTGTTCGGCGGCGCCGCCACCTACCCGGATACCCAGGCCGGCGTCACCCGCCGCCTCCATGCCGCCTTCGCCGGCGTCCAGTTCCCGATAGGTGATCGCTGGAGCCTGCGGCTGACCGGCGACTATGAGAAGCGCCGCCAGAGCTATGAGCGGAAGGGCGCGACGGTCGGCCTCCAGATGCGGTTCTGA
- a CDS encoding HEAT repeat domain-containing protein → MIHLPAIADALARIAILVSVYGALVMAAFLLFLVMRRDRKERRLAQSQTNARALLREVMTAVTRGGETGPAYAKAIDEERLAAVTHLSQLVRGEDRERLTEFVERNRLLEAIADRARRGSRAKRVDAIRLLGNIGGVQAVSTLTGIIRDDRDPALQLEAAAMLAKLSALPAPDVLITALDLERASVSRVHRALFRALAPAHAAELRRLAGRRLPSGLRAVIIDALGWTGDYSGLPALAEAAKDPDPEIRLSALRAARRIDHPASAGWVLALLDDPDETVRAQAALGCAALGLRRAVPQLDAMRTDKSAWVRLRAGEALQALRRAPA, encoded by the coding sequence ATGATCCATCTGCCGGCCATTGCCGATGCGCTGGCGCGGATCGCGATCCTGGTGTCGGTTTACGGCGCACTGGTGATGGCGGCCTTCCTGCTGTTCCTGGTGATGCGCCGGGATCGCAAGGAGCGGCGCCTCGCCCAGTCGCAGACCAATGCCCGCGCGCTGTTGCGCGAGGTCATGACCGCCGTCACGCGCGGCGGCGAGACCGGTCCTGCTTATGCCAAGGCGATCGATGAAGAGCGGCTGGCCGCGGTCACTCATCTGAGCCAGCTCGTGCGCGGCGAGGATCGCGAGCGGCTGACCGAGTTCGTCGAGCGGAACCGGCTGCTCGAGGCGATCGCCGACCGCGCGCGCCGCGGCAGCCGGGCGAAGCGCGTGGACGCGATCCGGCTGCTGGGGAACATCGGCGGGGTGCAGGCCGTGTCCACGCTGACCGGCATCATCCGTGACGATCGCGATCCGGCGCTTCAGCTGGAGGCAGCAGCGATGCTGGCGAAGCTGTCCGCGCTGCCGGCGCCCGACGTGCTGATCACCGCGCTCGATCTCGAACGGGCATCGGTCTCGCGTGTCCACCGCGCGTTGTTCCGCGCGCTGGCGCCGGCCCATGCTGCGGAGCTGAGGCGTCTCGCCGGTCGTCGGCTGCCGTCGGGCCTGCGTGCGGTGATCATCGACGCGCTCGGCTGGACGGGCGATTACTCGGGGCTTCCCGCGCTCGCCGAAGCGGCGAAGGATCCCGATCCCGAAATCCGCCTCTCCGCGCTGCGCGCCGCGCGCAGGATCGATCATCCGGCAAGCGCGGGCTGGGTACTCGCGCTGCTCGACGATCCCGACGAGACGGTGCGAGCGCAGGCGGCGCTTGGCTGCGCGGCCCTGGGCTTGCGCCGGGCCGTCCCGCAGCTCGACGCGATGCGGACGGACAAATCCGCTTGGGTCCGGTTGCGTGCGGGCGAGGCGCTTCAGGCCCTGCGGAGGGCGCCGGCATGA